One region of Bacterioplanoides sp. SCSIO 12839 genomic DNA includes:
- a CDS encoding cyclophilin-like fold protein: MTILNLQFDNKSIRVALKRTATAQAILNAIPFSATVQTWGSEVMFDCPVRVSFEDSATNVVKPGDIGFWPDGSSITIAYGPTPISRYGESRLACSCNIWGDALDDVSELKQIKPGSRVHVDIWALSGLEIDGLDKAG, from the coding sequence ATGACCATTCTGAATCTGCAGTTTGATAACAAAAGTATCCGGGTTGCTCTGAAGCGCACAGCAACGGCCCAAGCCATTCTTAACGCCATCCCTTTCAGTGCAACGGTACAAACCTGGGGCAGTGAAGTGATGTTTGACTGTCCGGTAAGGGTCAGCTTTGAAGATTCGGCGACCAATGTGGTGAAACCGGGAGATATTGGCTTTTGGCCAGACGGCAGCTCCATTACGATAGCTTATGGGCCCACCCCGATTTCCCGCTATGGGGAATCTCGCCTCGCCTGTAGTTGTAATATCTGGGGCGATGCCCTGGATGATGTATCAGAACTCAAACAGATAAAACCCGGCAGCCGTGTTCATGTTGATATCTGGGCACTGAGTGGTTTAGAGATAGACGGCCTGGATAAAGCGGGCTAA